The following coding sequences are from one Arcobacter nitrofigilis DSM 7299 window:
- a CDS encoding YceI family protein, whose protein sequence is MFKLVLVLLFALIANANELKLLDGQIQAHTEVFGDSTIDPQTKDIITKVQKGDLIESISGEFIINSSTLTSDNKDRDKHMYEVLKSSVSPKISFTIIAIEKVGDKYKITGNLKMNKMTHQITTLATITQNDKINMNGDFSINLTDYGIEPPTMFFLTVRNKIDIKYNFDFDKGM, encoded by the coding sequence ATGTTTAAATTAGTTTTAGTTTTATTGTTTGCATTAATTGCAAATGCCAATGAGTTGAAGTTGCTTGATGGTCAAATTCAAGCCCACACAGAAGTTTTTGGAGATAGTACTATTGATCCACAAACAAAAGATATAATAACAAAGGTACAAAAGGGTGATTTAATAGAATCAATAAGTGGAGAATTTATTATCAACTCTTCTACTCTTACAAGTGATAATAAAGACAGAGATAAACACATGTATGAAGTTTTGAAATCTTCTGTTAGTCCAAAAATTTCATTTACTATAATAGCAATTGAAAAAGTAGGAGACAAATATAAAATAACAGGTAATTTGAAAATGAATAAAATGACCCATCAAATTACAACATTGGCAACTATAACTCAAAATGATAAAATAAATATGAATGGAGATTTTTCAATAAATCTTACAGATTATGGGATAGAGCCACCAACAATGTTTTTTCTAACAGTTAGAAATAAAATAGATATAAAATATAATTTTGACTTTGACAAAGGAATGTAG
- a CDS encoding ABC transporter ATP-binding protein — protein sequence MIIQALNINHDYNGDIALKNINLQIKKGEFISLIGESGSGKTTLLSILSTLLKPRSGELNFEESNYADITNIDKFRQKNIGFIFQFHYLINYLNNFENIKLANEAASNHEIEYLLDLLDIKNLAKKFPNEISGGQRQRVAIARALINTPKVLFADEPTGNLDSKNAKKVFELFRKLSNEGMTIVVATHNKELAKTADKIYEVKDGQLA from the coding sequence ATGATTATCCAAGCTTTAAATATAAACCATGATTATAATGGAGATATTGCATTAAAGAATATTAATTTACAAATAAAAAAAGGTGAATTTATCTCTTTGATTGGAGAAAGTGGAAGTGGAAAGACAACTCTTCTTTCGATATTGTCAACACTTCTTAAACCTAGAAGTGGAGAATTAAACTTTGAAGAGAGTAATTATGCTGATATTACAAATATAGATAAATTTAGACAAAAAAATATCGGTTTTATTTTTCAATTTCATTATTTGATAAATTATCTAAACAACTTTGAAAATATAAAATTAGCAAATGAAGCTGCCTCAAATCATGAGATAGAGTATCTTTTAGATTTACTTGATATAAAAAATCTAGCTAAAAAATTCCCAAATGAGATATCAGGAGGTCAGCGACAAAGAGTAGCTATCGCAAGAGCACTTATAAATACTCCTAAAGTACTTTTTGCTGATGAACCAACAGGAAACTTAGATTCTAAAAATGCAAAAAAAGTTTTTGAGCTTTTTAGAAAACTATCAAATGAGGGCATGACGATAGTTGTAGCAACACATAATAAAGAGTTAGCAAAAACAGCTGACAAGATTTACGAAGTAAAGGATGGACAACTTGCTTAG
- a CDS encoding ABC transporter permease, protein MSLKALKANPLKTTLIYISLIFSITSIFLISSISNGVISMYSNMLKSDGDIIITQAKISDTFFSNVNIKLIKEIEKLKGVQKTSAIIVGASPVEELPIVAVYGVTQNRFDNYKLTQGSYPKPNEVLVGKSIYNSLSNKKTVQIADKKFSVSGVYKSKIGFENGGVVLNISDASAIFNKSASMLMVNSKIDTNIKDLISKIQTLSSDIEAKSTQNFVDNYNQFKIIKTSSNLIGLISFCMGLLGIISIMSITINQRKTEFGIKRAIGISTKKIILQIMSESTILGVFSFISAFFISWIALYFIRTSSLFHGYVNGEISSTLAIYLFGCSLSMAILGSIIPALNASKIDPIILMQGDKI, encoded by the coding sequence ATGTCGCTAAAAGCTTTAAAAGCAAATCCTCTAAAAACAACTTTAATATATATAAGTCTAATATTCTCAATAACATCTATTTTTCTTATTAGCTCTATTTCAAATGGAGTTATCTCTATGTACTCAAATATGCTAAAAAGTGATGGAGATATTATTATCACTCAAGCAAAAATCTCTGATACATTTTTTTCAAATGTAAATATAAAACTAATAAAAGAAATCGAAAAATTAAAAGGTGTACAAAAAACTTCAGCGATAATTGTAGGAGCTAGTCCAGTTGAAGAGTTACCAATCGTTGCTGTTTATGGAGTCACTCAAAATAGATTTGATAATTACAAATTAACACAAGGTTCTTATCCAAAACCAAATGAAGTACTTGTGGGAAAATCTATTTATAACTCACTTTCAAATAAAAAAACTGTACAAATAGCCGATAAAAAGTTTAGCGTATCAGGGGTCTATAAAAGTAAGATTGGCTTTGAAAATGGAGGAGTTGTTTTAAATATATCTGATGCAAGTGCCATTTTTAATAAAAGTGCTTCAATGCTAATGGTAAATAGTAAAATTGATACAAATATCAAAGACCTTATCTCAAAAATACAAACACTAAGTTCTGATATAGAAGCAAAATCAACTCAAAACTTTGTGGATAATTATAATCAATTTAAAATCATAAAAACCTCATCAAATCTTATAGGTCTTATCTCATTTTGTATGGGATTACTTGGAATCATAAGTATCATGAGTATAACTATAAATCAAAGAAAAACAGAGTTTGGTATCAAAAGAGCCATAGGAATTTCAACTAAAAAAATAATCTTGCAAATCATGAGTGAAAGTACTATTTTAGGAGTTTTTAGTTTTATAAGTGCCTTTTTTATCTCTTGGATTGCCTTATATTTTATAAGAACTTCATCACTATTTCATGGGTATGTAAATGGTGAGATTTCATCTACATTGGCTATTTATTTATTTGGCTGTTCACTTTCAATGGCAATTTTAGGTTCAATCATTCCAGCATTAAATGCTTCAAAAATCGACCCAATCATTTTAATGCAAGGAGATAAAATATGA
- a CDS encoding metallophosphoesterase, whose amino-acid sequence MKLPSLKEIEVFVKAHELEGLKILHLSDIHINKKTSLKNIQDLVTLCNLCEVDFVVITGDIIDCKVKYILDKLKVLNSIEKKVFYISGNHDLFYGFEELKPLLENFILLDNETYFLKYKNAKIALAGLGDRFSKFFKIKREENKVINFLSAYENSIFLAHQPKDYKFALKANAKLFLCGHTHGGQIYPFHYVVRLFQPFLAGLFYIKQTAIYVNKGLGYWGIDFRYKANSEITLLKLTSKSVE is encoded by the coding sequence ATGAAACTACCCTCACTAAAGGAAATTGAAGTATTTGTAAAAGCCCATGAATTAGAGGGCTTAAAAATACTTCACCTTAGTGATATTCATATTAATAAAAAAACTTCCCTAAAAAATATTCAAGATTTAGTAACTCTTTGCAATCTTTGTGAAGTTGATTTTGTAGTTATCACTGGGGATATTATTGATTGTAAGGTTAAATACATACTTGATAAACTAAAAGTATTAAATAGTATAGAAAAAAAAGTTTTTTATATAAGTGGGAATCATGATTTATTTTATGGTTTTGAGGAGTTAAAACCTTTATTAGAAAACTTTATACTCTTGGATAATGAGACTTACTTTTTAAAATATAAAAATGCAAAAATAGCCCTAGCAGGCTTGGGTGATAGATTCTCAAAATTTTTCAAAATCAAAAGAGAAGAAAACAAAGTTATAAACTTTTTAAGTGCCTATGAAAACTCTATTTTTCTAGCCCACCAACCAAAAGATTATAAGTTTGCTTTAAAAGCCAATGCCAAACTCTTTTTATGCGGACATACACATGGTGGTCAAATTTACCCCTTTCATTATGTTGTTAGACTCTTTCAACCTTTTTTAGCGGGGCTTTTTTATATAAAACAAACAGCTATTTATGTAAATAAGGGTTTGGGATATTGGGGTATAGATTTTAGATATAAAGCAAATAGTGAAATTACTTTATTAAAATTAACATCAAAAAGTGTAGAATAA
- a CDS encoding FecR domain-containing protein, with product MKKILLLLFILINFSFASIGQITALVGDIKISRDSKTILAKLGEKLEKNDVINSSKGSKAQITMNDNTIITIGQNSTLNIFDYVYDESKPKDSKASFGFMKGSFKSITGAIGKINKERFKLRTKSSSIGIRGTTIIGNQQIIICTDGAISVTANNFTVNVDKQEFTRLPQGKAPTPPEPLKQDTLDNVQKGLNAESSDSNTTESTETKENTTSTEEEKAGAKDDKDGTLTTSGNDDGTTPKEKVTTPSENTTPPKILKDTPPVNPEKPEIQPDIPTEHTSFSGFSTLGYVYNLDSTGNLQIGELGKNGNDFLIIINNQNITATGLYTDPASSGEELPYGMLYPNPLPNPLPYQPEVDNWIAGIKTDTSYISSLINNTSKTTKSFDTNIGGILFDNSTKYNFTGTAIFSFNFGAGINSFTGSMGLNYGASGNKKNYAIGFADGKINSSGYSSKLTHGGEEINGSLHGSFYGSGIKNIAGNFIFDDGSIKGAGIFGSKYK from the coding sequence ATGAAAAAGATACTTTTATTACTTTTTATACTTATTAATTTTTCATTTGCAAGTATTGGACAAATAACAGCCTTAGTTGGTGATATTAAGATATCTAGAGATTCTAAAACTATCCTAGCTAAACTTGGAGAAAAATTAGAAAAGAATGATGTTATAAATTCTTCAAAAGGTTCTAAAGCTCAAATTACCATGAATGATAATACTATTATTACCATTGGACAAAATTCTACTTTAAATATCTTTGATTATGTTTATGATGAGAGTAAACCAAAAGATTCTAAGGCTAGTTTTGGGTTTATGAAAGGCTCTTTTAAATCTATTACTGGAGCAATAGGTAAAATCAATAAAGAGAGATTTAAACTTAGAACTAAAAGTAGTAGTATTGGTATTAGGGGAACTACTATTATTGGAAATCAACAAATCATTATTTGTACTGATGGAGCTATTAGTGTTACTGCTAATAATTTTACTGTTAATGTTGATAAGCAAGAGTTTACAAGACTTCCACAAGGTAAAGCTCCAACTCCTCCTGAGCCTTTAAAACAAGATACCTTAGATAATGTTCAAAAAGGATTAAATGCTGAGTCTAGTGATAGTAATACTACAGAATCAACAGAAACTAAAGAGAACACTACTTCTACTGAAGAAGAAAAAGCAGGAGCTAAGGATGATAAAGATGGAACCCTTACAACTAGTGGTAATGATGACGGAACTACGCCTAAAGAAAAGGTTACTACTCCTTCAGAAAATACTACACCTCCTAAAATTTTAAAAGATACTCCTCCTGTTAATCCTGAGAAGCCTGAGATTCAGCCTGATATCCCTACAGAGCATACTAGTTTTTCTGGTTTTTCAACACTTGGGTATGTATATAACCTAGACTCTACTGGAAATTTGCAAATTGGAGAACTGGGGAAAAATGGAAATGACTTTCTGATAATTATAAATAACCAAAATATTACTGCTACTGGGCTTTATACGGACCCTGCATCATCAGGAGAGGAATTACCATATGGAATGTTGTATCCAAATCCTCTTCCTAATCCTCTTCCTTATCAACCTGAAGTTGATAATTGGATTGCAGGTATTAAAACTGATACAAGTTATATAAGCAGTTTAATAAATAATACTTCAAAAACTACAAAATCATTTGATACCAATATTGGTGGAATTCTATTTGATAATAGTACTAAATACAATTTTACTGGTACTGCAATCTTTTCATTTAATTTCGGTGCAGGGATAAACTCTTTTACAGGGAGTATGGGATTAAATTATGGTGCGAGTGGTAATAAAAAAAACTATGCCATAGGGTTTGCTGATGGCAAAATAAATAGTTCAGGTTATTCATCAAAATTAACTCATGGAGGGGAAGAGATAAATGGAAGCTTACATGGTTCTTTTTATGGAAGTGGAATAAAAAACATTGCTGGAAACTTTATCTTTGATGATGGAAGTATAAAAGGAGCTGGGATATTTGGAAGTAAATATAAGTAG